One Dehalococcoidales bacterium genomic window carries:
- the ilvN gene encoding acetolactate synthase small subunit — translation MVTTKHTLVAMVTDKPGVLNRAASLFRRRGFNIDSITVGHSELPHISRMTIVVIGTTAMVEQVRKQLEKLVDVIKVADVTGTGTIMRELALIKVNAPPATRSEIMQIVSIFRAKIIDVSADSLVIEATGDEDKLSSLYNMLRSFGIKELAKTGCLAMIRGGSKSAAIDKESLKDIK, via the coding sequence ATGGTAACGACTAAGCACACACTGGTAGCCATGGTTACCGATAAACCCGGTGTCCTAAACAGAGCGGCAAGCCTTTTTAGAAGACGTGGATTCAATATTGACAGTATCACCGTCGGTCACAGCGAACTGCCGCATATATCCCGCATGACGATTGTTGTTATCGGTACTACCGCTATGGTGGAACAGGTAAGGAAACAACTCGAAAAACTGGTTGATGTTATTAAAGTGGCCGATGTTACCGGTACCGGAACAATTATGCGTGAACTGGCGCTGATTAAAGTCAACGCCCCTCCGGCAACACGCAGCGAAATTATGCAAATTGTCAGTATCTTTAGGGCAAAAATTATCGATGTTTCTGCCGATTCGTTGGTAATTGAAGCTACCGGCGACGAAGATAAACTGTCTTCTCTTTATAACATGCTGCGCAGTTTCGGTATTAAAGAATTGGCTAAAACGGGCTGTCTGGCGATGATTCGCGGCGGGTCAAAATCCGCCGCTATTGATAAAGAATCGCTAAAAGATATAAAATAA
- the ilvC gene encoding ketol-acid reductoisomerase, with the protein MATIYYDNDCDLNLLEGKVIGVIGYGSQGHAHALNLRDSGMNVIIGAIEGGNGWKKAKEAGFEVFTSDVVARKADIIMILAPDTAQAKIYNQSIKDELKPGKMLMFAHGFNIHYGQIVPPEDIDVTMIAPKCPGHMLRQTFTEQSGPPALIAVYQDASGNAKDLALAYAKGIGCSRSGILETTFAEETETDLFGEQAVLCGGVASMVKAGFQTLVEAGYQPEIAYFECFHELKLIVDLMYRGGLNLMNYSVSDTAEYGGYTRGPRVINNQSIDEMEEILAEIQDGSFATEWILENQAGCPSFKAIKRMESEELIEEVGEELRSMMTWLNNKDK; encoded by the coding sequence ATGGCTACTATTTATTATGATAACGATTGTGATTTAAATCTCTTGGAAGGGAAAGTAATTGGGGTTATCGGTTACGGAAGTCAGGGACATGCACATGCATTGAACCTGCGTGACAGCGGAATGAATGTTATTATCGGAGCGATCGAAGGCGGAAACGGCTGGAAAAAAGCCAAGGAAGCCGGCTTTGAGGTATTTACCTCCGATGTAGTGGCTCGTAAAGCCGATATTATTATGATTCTTGCCCCCGATACCGCACAGGCAAAAATTTATAATCAATCCATTAAAGACGAATTAAAACCGGGCAAGATGTTAATGTTTGCGCACGGGTTTAATATTCATTACGGGCAAATTGTCCCTCCGGAAGATATTGATGTAACCATGATTGCACCGAAATGTCCGGGGCATATGTTACGCCAAACCTTTACGGAACAGTCCGGCCCTCCGGCTTTAATTGCCGTTTATCAGGATGCTTCGGGGAATGCCAAAGATTTAGCCTTAGCCTATGCTAAAGGTATCGGTTGCAGCCGTTCCGGTATTTTGGAAACAACCTTTGCCGAAGAAACCGAAACCGATCTTTTCGGAGAGCAGGCTGTTCTTTGCGGCGGCGTTGCTTCAATGGTTAAAGCCGGTTTCCAAACATTGGTTGAAGCCGGATATCAGCCCGAAATTGCCTATTTTGAATGTTTCCATGAGTTAAAACTTATTGTTGACCTAATGTACAGAGGCGGGTTAAATCTAATGAACTATTCCGTTAGCGATACCGCCGAATACGGCGGATACACCCGCGGCCCGCGTGTAATCAATAATCAATCGATTGATGAAATGGAAGAAATTTTGGCCGAAATCCAGGACGGCAGTTTTGCCACCGAATGGATTCTTGAAAACCAAGCCGGTTGCCCTTCTTTTAAGGCCATCAAGAGAATGGAATCCGAGGAATTAATCGAAGAAGTCGGTGAAGAACTCAGAAGCATGATGACCTGGTTAAATAACAAAGATAAGTGA
- a CDS encoding 2-isopropylmalate synthase — MDKVVIFDTTLRDGEQAAGASLNINEKIEIARQLEKLGVDALEAGFPASSAGDFEAVELISREIRKPIICGLARAIASDIDKAAEALKQARHPRIHVFVSSSDVHIMHQLKKSKEEVLEMAFNMVKRARGYVEDVEFSPMDASRSSPEYIYNMLEAVIDAGATTLNIPDTVGYAVPDEFGKLIAGIFKNVPNIGKAKISVHCHNDLGLAVANSLAAINNGARQIECTVNGIGERAGNAALEEIVMILKTRNDLFDVTTNINTEEIYKTSRLVSELTGFPVQPNKAVVGGNAFRHQSGIHQDGMMKMSSTYEIMDPKSIGVPSSSLVMGKSSGRHAFKERLSELGYNPTDEDINRLFIAFKELADKKKEVTDRDIESLVAQEKREGITTEAYRLDRLQVTCGDKGVPTAAVRLVAGDGNTIADAALGTGPVDAVYEAINRLVKVPNKLTEFTVKSVTGGIDAIGEVLIRIESDAVTYTGRGADTDIIVASAKAYLNALNKLLSSR, encoded by the coding sequence ATGGATAAAGTAGTTATTTTCGATACCACCCTGAGAGACGGCGAGCAAGCCGCCGGTGCCTCTCTGAATATCAATGAAAAGATTGAAATCGCCCGTCAACTGGAAAAATTAGGGGTTGACGCTTTAGAGGCAGGCTTTCCTGCTTCTTCAGCGGGCGATTTTGAAGCCGTTGAATTAATATCCCGCGAAATCCGCAAACCCATTATTTGCGGTTTGGCGCGCGCAATTGCGTCGGATATCGACAAAGCCGCCGAGGCCTTAAAACAAGCCAGACACCCGCGCATTCATGTCTTTGTTTCTTCATCCGATGTTCATATTATGCATCAGTTGAAAAAAAGCAAAGAAGAAGTGCTCGAGATGGCTTTTAATATGGTCAAACGCGCCAGAGGCTATGTTGAAGATGTCGAGTTCTCGCCGATGGATGCCAGCCGCTCAAGCCCCGAATATATTTACAATATGTTGGAGGCGGTAATTGATGCCGGCGCCACGACCTTAAATATTCCCGATACGGTTGGTTATGCCGTTCCCGATGAATTCGGTAAACTGATTGCCGGTATTTTTAAAAATGTTCCCAATATCGGTAAAGCGAAAATAAGTGTTCATTGTCATAACGATTTGGGGTTGGCTGTTGCCAACTCGCTGGCGGCAATCAATAACGGGGCAAGGCAAATAGAATGCACCGTCAACGGAATCGGAGAAAGAGCCGGTAACGCCGCTTTGGAAGAAATCGTTATGATTTTAAAAACCCGTAACGATTTATTTGATGTTACAACAAATATCAATACCGAAGAAATTTATAAGACAAGCCGTTTGGTTAGCGAGTTAACCGGTTTTCCGGTTCAGCCGAATAAAGCCGTTGTCGGCGGGAATGCTTTCCGTCATCAATCGGGTATTCACCAAGACGGTATGATGAAAATGTCGAGCACTTACGAGATTATGGATCCCAAATCAATCGGTGTTCCCAGTTCCAGTTTGGTAATGGGGAAATCGAGCGGCAGGCATGCCTTTAAAGAAAGGTTATCCGAATTGGGTTATAATCCGACCGACGAAGACATTAACCGCCTCTTTATTGCCTTTAAAGAACTGGCGGATAAGAAAAAGGAAGTAACCGACAGGGATATCGAGTCCTTGGTAGCGCAAGAGAAACGCGAGGGGATTACGACCGAAGCATACAGATTGGATAGGCTTCAGGTTACCTGCGGCGACAAAGGTGTTCCCACGGCAGCTGTTCGGCTGGTGGCCGGCGACGGCAATACTATTGCCGATGCCGCATTGGGGACAGGCCCTGTTGATGCCGTTTACGAAGCGATTAACCGCTTGGTGAAAGTGCCGAATAAATTAACCGAATTTACGGTAAAATCTGTTACCGGCGGTATTGATGCTATCGGTGAGGTTTTGATTAGAATCGAGAGCGATGCCGTAACTTACACCGGTCGTGGGGCGGATACCGATATCATAGTTGCCAGTGCCAAGGCTTATTTGAATGCGTTAAACAAACTTTTAAGTTCTCGTTAA
- the leuC gene encoding 3-isopropylmalate dehydratase large subunit: MTLIEKILAAHCGEEKLIPGQFISVKVDMVLSNDITAPIAIREFKKIGVSKVFDPSKVVMVPDHFTPNKDIAAAEQAKIVREFAREQKINYFEIGKMGIEHVILPESGLVLPGDVVIGADSHTCTYGALGAFSTGMGSTDIASAMATGEIWMKVPPTIKFIYKGKLGKWVGGKDLILYTIGNIGVDGALYSAMEFHGEAVDDLDMDGRFTMANMAIEAGGKAGIFKVDGKTLDYIKPKAKREYTVYEPDADAEYAKVIEYDVAEIEPQVACPHLPSNTKPVSQLGDIKIDQAVIGSCTNGRLDDLRLAAEVLKGKEVNPHVRCIVIPGSQKIYLQAVKEGLVETFINAGAIVSTPTCGPCLGGHMGILAAGEKCISTTNRNFVGRMGSPKSEVYLANPAVAAASAVTGYITSPEEVK, encoded by the coding sequence TTGACTTTAATTGAAAAAATATTGGCGGCGCATTGCGGCGAAGAAAAACTTATTCCGGGGCAATTTATTAGTGTCAAAGTGGATATGGTTTTATCCAATGATATTACCGCACCGATTGCGATTCGGGAATTTAAAAAAATCGGGGTAAGTAAAGTCTTTGACCCTTCTAAAGTTGTAATGGTTCCGGACCATTTTACCCCCAATAAAGATATTGCCGCTGCCGAGCAGGCTAAAATTGTGCGTGAATTTGCCCGCGAACAAAAAATTAACTATTTCGAAATCGGTAAAATGGGCATCGAACATGTTATTTTGCCTGAATCTGGGCTGGTACTGCCCGGTGATGTGGTTATCGGTGCCGATTCGCATACCTGTACTTATGGAGCCTTGGGGGCTTTTTCAACCGGTATGGGTTCAACCGATATTGCTTCGGCGATGGCTACCGGTGAAATTTGGATGAAGGTCCCGCCGACAATTAAATTCATCTACAAAGGTAAACTCGGCAAATGGGTCGGCGGTAAAGATTTAATTCTTTATACCATCGGTAATATCGGCGTTGACGGTGCACTTTATTCGGCAATGGAATTTCACGGAGAGGCCGTCGATGATTTGGATATGGATGGCAGGTTTACAATGGCCAATATGGCGATTGAAGCGGGAGGCAAAGCCGGTATATTTAAAGTTGATGGAAAAACATTAGATTACATAAAACCAAAGGCGAAGCGCGAATATACGGTTTATGAACCCGATGCGGATGCCGAATACGCTAAAGTTATTGAATACGATGTAGCCGAAATTGAACCGCAAGTTGCCTGTCCGCATCTTCCTTCCAACACCAAACCGGTCAGCCAATTGGGCGATATTAAAATCGATCAGGCGGTAATCGGAAGCTGTACCAACGGCAGACTCGATGATCTCAGGTTGGCGGCGGAGGTTTTGAAAGGTAAAGAGGTTAATCCGCACGTACGTTGTATTGTTATCCCCGGTTCGCAAAAGATTTATTTGCAAGCGGTTAAAGAAGGGCTGGTGGAAACGTTTATTAATGCCGGTGCGATTGTCAGCACCCCCACCTGCGGGCCCTGTTTGGGCGGGCATATGGGGATACTTGCGGCCGGTGAAAAATGTATTTCTACCACAAACCGTAACTTTGTCGGCAGAATGGGCAGCCCTAAATCAGAGGTTTATTTGGCCAATCCGGCGGTTGCGGCAGCCAGTGCCGTTACCGGTTACATAACAAGCCCCGAGGAAGTTAAGTAA
- a CDS encoding class I SAM-dependent methyltransferase → MKMLGLEKLLNNSPWSRKRVLKLAKELLKLVQIADKSDLLEIGCGTGAVSKYIAETYDGNIIGLDIDDKQIQENLKKIKNRPNLKFIVADALELPFEDNSFDVVLSFGVLHHIDGWQKALAEVNRVLRPGGYFIGAEVIYPEAISSMDKESSYSFGLESVDIDEIEGFFTDNNFTEIYSAANNLLVCQNYEAVYQKAV, encoded by the coding sequence ATGAAAATGCTCGGTTTGGAAAAGCTCCTTAATAACAGCCCGTGGAGCAGAAAAAGAGTCTTAAAGTTGGCAAAAGAATTATTAAAACTTGTTCAAATTGCCGATAAGTCCGATTTGCTCGAAATCGGCTGTGGGACGGGGGCGGTCAGCAAATATATTGCCGAGACATACGACGGAAATATAATCGGGCTGGATATTGACGATAAACAAATTCAAGAGAATTTGAAAAAGATTAAAAACAGGCCTAATTTAAAATTTATTGTTGCCGATGCTTTGGAACTGCCTTTTGAAGACAACAGTTTTGATGTTGTTTTGTCGTTTGGTGTCTTACATCATATCGACGGATGGCAAAAAGCGCTTGCCGAGGTTAACCGCGTTTTAAGGCCCGGCGGCTATTTTATCGGCGCCGAAGTTATTTATCCGGAAGCTATTTCAAGCATGGATAAGGAATCTTCTTACAGTTTTGGGCTGGAATCAGTCGATATCGATGAAATAGAAGGCTTTTTTACGGATAATAATTTTACCGAGATTTATTCGGCAGCCAATAATTTATTGGTTTGCCAAAATTACGAGGCGGTTTACCAAAAAGCGGTTTAA
- the leuD gene encoding 3-isopropylmalate dehydratase small subunit, giving the protein MLKGTVFKYGANVDTDAIIPARYLNVSEPCELAKHCMEDIDLDFVNKVNCGDIIVAATNFGCGSSREHAPIAIKASGVSCVIAKSFARIFFRNSINIGLPVLECEEAVDNINAGDILEVDLENGIIKNTTTGKEFVAQPYPDFMSKLISAGGLIEYTKKRLEKN; this is encoded by the coding sequence ATGTTAAAAGGAACAGTTTTTAAATACGGGGCAAATGTTGATACCGATGCCATAATACCGGCGCGTTATCTTAACGTTTCGGAACCTTGCGAGCTTGCGAAGCATTGTATGGAAGATATAGACCTTGATTTTGTTAATAAGGTGAATTGTGGGGATATCATTGTTGCCGCCACTAATTTTGGCTGTGGGTCCTCCAGAGAGCATGCTCCGATAGCTATTAAGGCTTCCGGCGTTTCTTGTGTTATTGCTAAAAGTTTTGCGCGTATTTTCTTTAGAAACTCGATTAATATCGGTTTACCGGTATTGGAATGCGAAGAGGCCGTGGATAATATCAACGCCGGCGATATCCTTGAAGTGGATTTGGAAAACGGGATTATAAAAAATACGACTACCGGAAAAGAGTTTGTTGCTCAACCGTACCCTGATTTTATGAGCAAATTGATTTCGGCGGGCGGGCTAATCGAATATACCAAAAAAAGATTGGAGAAAAATTAA
- the leuB gene encoding 3-isopropylmalate dehydrogenase has protein sequence MKYNVVVLPGDGIGPEIIAESVKVMDAIGKKYGHEFNYDYALIGGVAIEEEGVAVSQETINKCKNSDAVLLGAVGDPRYDDPQEPVHPEDGLLALRKELGLFANIRPVLAYPSLVGHTNFKPGVLDGVDFVFVRELTGGLYFGQPKKRWEEADGRWAVDSMVYSEHEIARIVRVGFEIARTRKKKLISVDKANVLQSSRLWRQIAIEISSEYPDVELEHMLVDACAMRIIQNPKYLDVLVTENTFGDILTDEASMLGGSLGMLASASLAGVPKAGERTLGMYEPSHGSAPRHKGLNDANPIATILSMAMMLNYSFGLSEEAAAVENAVAKVLEEKYGTYDIIGEGSTKVSTSQMGDLIAERV, from the coding sequence ATGAAGTATAACGTTGTTGTTTTGCCCGGTGACGGGATTGGTCCCGAAATTATTGCTGAATCCGTAAAGGTAATGGATGCCATCGGTAAAAAATACGGTCATGAATTTAATTATGATTATGCGCTTATCGGCGGTGTGGCAATCGAAGAAGAGGGTGTTGCCGTCTCACAAGAGACGATTAACAAATGTAAAAACAGCGATGCGGTTTTACTTGGTGCCGTTGGCGATCCCAGATACGATGACCCGCAGGAACCGGTACACCCTGAAGATGGGTTACTGGCGCTTCGCAAAGAACTGGGGCTGTTTGCCAACATCAGACCGGTACTTGCTTATCCCTCGCTTGTGGGGCATACCAACTTTAAGCCCGGTGTTTTGGACGGCGTTGATTTTGTTTTTGTCCGTGAACTTACCGGCGGTTTATATTTTGGGCAGCCCAAAAAACGCTGGGAGGAAGCCGACGGCAGATGGGCGGTCGATTCAATGGTCTATTCAGAACATGAAATCGCGCGTATCGTAAGGGTCGGTTTTGAAATTGCCCGTACTCGCAAGAAGAAACTGATTTCCGTTGATAAAGCGAACGTTTTGCAATCTTCAAGGCTCTGGCGTCAAATTGCAATCGAAATTTCAAGTGAATATCCTGATGTTGAACTGGAACATATGCTGGTTGATGCCTGTGCGATGAGAATTATTCAGAACCCCAAATATCTGGATGTTCTGGTTACCGAAAACACATTCGGAGATATCTTAACCGATGAAGCCTCGATGCTCGGCGGTTCACTGGGAATGCTGGCATCCGCCAGTTTGGCAGGGGTACCCAAGGCCGGTGAAAGAACACTCGGAATGTACGAGCCCAGCCACGGCAGCGCACCGCGACACAAGGGCCTTAACGATGCCAATCCGATTGCCACTATTTTAAGTATGGCAATGATGCTTAATTATTCGTTTGGTCTTTCTGAGGAAGCCGCGGCTGTTGAAAACGCCGTTGCAAAGGTACTCGAAGAAAAATACGGAACTTATGATATAATAGGTGAAGGCTCTACTAAAGTTTCCACCAGCCAAATGGGCGATTTAATCGCAGAAAGGGTTTAA
- the cimA gene encoding citramalate synthase — MSIQLYDTTLRDGAQKEGISFSVIDKLNIAVKLDELGVHYIEGGWPGANPKDIEFFEKAKDLNLKNAQLVAFGSTRRANGKAESDPTLASLVEAGTSIVTLVSKSSARQVTQVLETTLEENINMVVDSTRYLKSKGISVFIDAEHFFDGYKDNPQYALDVLIAAEKAGADCLVLCDTNGGALPDEVFDVVTKVKEVTSIPLGIHAHNDSELAVAITLAAVKAGAVNIQGTINGYGERCGNANLCSIIPNLKLKMGIDCISDENLSKLSDIAGYINEMANLNPNSSLPYVGSSAFSHKAGLHVSGLSKWSGSYQHIDPELVGNKSRMLVSELAGRANIVHRASQIGVVLPPKGKEAQKLLETVKDLESRGFQYENAEASFDLLVHRAQAEYQSPFELIDYMVIIESRRRKPTTHNGDEPLSEAMVKVRVDGQIMHTVSEGNGPVNAMDRALRKALVELYPQISCIQLVDYKVRILDSKNTASQVRVLIESTDGVDRWRTVGSSPNIIEASWLALADSLEYWLIKNK, encoded by the coding sequence ATGTCTATACAGCTTTACGATACAACACTCAGAGATGGGGCGCAGAAAGAAGGGATTTCTTTTTCTGTAATCGATAAGCTGAATATTGCCGTTAAACTTGATGAACTGGGTGTGCATTACATAGAGGGCGGTTGGCCTGGTGCCAACCCCAAAGACATTGAGTTTTTCGAAAAGGCTAAGGATTTAAACCTTAAAAATGCCCAACTTGTTGCTTTCGGCAGTACCAGAAGGGCTAATGGCAAAGCGGAATCCGATCCGACTTTGGCATCCCTTGTTGAAGCCGGAACAAGTATAGTAACTTTGGTTTCAAAAAGTTCGGCTCGTCAGGTAACACAGGTATTGGAAACGACGCTTGAAGAAAATATCAATATGGTTGTCGATTCCACGCGCTATCTAAAAAGCAAAGGGATTTCCGTTTTTATTGATGCCGAACACTTTTTTGACGGTTATAAAGATAATCCCCAATATGCTTTGGATGTTCTGATTGCCGCCGAAAAAGCGGGAGCGGATTGCTTGGTGCTTTGCGATACCAACGGCGGGGCTCTCCCCGATGAGGTATTTGATGTGGTAACAAAGGTTAAAGAAGTAACCTCGATTCCGCTCGGAATCCATGCCCACAACGACAGCGAGCTTGCGGTGGCAATCACCCTGGCTGCGGTTAAGGCGGGGGCAGTAAATATCCAAGGTACAATTAACGGTTACGGCGAAAGATGCGGTAACGCCAATTTGTGCTCTATTATTCCCAATCTGAAACTGAAAATGGGGATTGATTGCATCAGCGACGAAAACCTGTCTAAACTATCGGATATTGCCGGTTATATTAACGAAATGGCTAATCTTAACCCGAATTCTTCGCTGCCGTATGTCGGAAGCAGCGCCTTTAGCCATAAGGCCGGGTTACATGTTTCCGGTTTAAGCAAATGGTCGGGCAGTTATCAGCATATTGACCCCGAGCTTGTGGGCAATAAATCGCGGATGCTTGTTTCCGAGCTTGCCGGCAGGGCCAATATCGTTCATCGTGCAAGCCAAATAGGGGTTGTTCTTCCTCCCAAAGGCAAAGAAGCCCAAAAACTCCTGGAAACGGTTAAAGATCTTGAAAGCCGCGGTTTCCAATACGAAAACGCCGAAGCCTCTTTTGATTTACTGGTTCACAGGGCTCAAGCCGAATATCAATCACCCTTTGAATTAATTGATTATATGGTTATCATTGAAAGCAGGCGGCGCAAGCCTACCACTCATAACGGTGATGAACCGCTCTCCGAGGCCATGGTAAAAGTCAGAGTAGACGGGCAAATAATGCATACCGTATCGGAAGGAAACGGACCGGTTAATGCGATGGACCGTGCTTTAAGAAAGGCTTTAGTAGAGTTATATCCGCAAATTTCCTGTATTCAGTTAGTAGATTATAAAGTCCGCATTCTTGATTCAAAAAATACCGCTTCACAGGTGCGTGTACTGATAGAATCGACCGATGGCGTTGACCGCTGGCGGACCGTTGGGAGTTCTCCCAATATTATCGAGGCCAGTTGGCTGGCGCTGGCCGATAGCCTGGAATACTGGTTAATTAAAAACAAGTAG
- a CDS encoding cysteine synthase family protein, whose translation MYFKNALDALGHTPLVELSGLTENNKVRILAKLEGQNLGGSASNKDRVAKYIIDNAVKSGKLDKSKTIIEATSGNTGISLAWLGKKMGYDVTIVMPENMSKERQQLIEIFGAELILTKASEGVLGAINLVNDMVSKSAKYFVADQFANPANPQAHYETTGVEILNDFPYDKIDYFVAGIGTGGTITGVAKRLKEKYPQMKTIGVEPPLNDCIQGLRCLETFIPPVLDLALVSERVCVTSSEANEACKALLQTNGIFCGQSSGASVHQVIEIANSIDEGNILTVLPDGGWKYLSLEFWSGKS comes from the coding sequence ATGTATTTTAAGAACGCTCTGGATGCCCTCGGACATACCCCGTTGGTTGAACTTTCGGGATTAACTGAAAACAATAAAGTGCGTATTTTAGCTAAGCTTGAAGGGCAAAATTTGGGCGGCAGCGCCAGTAACAAAGACCGCGTCGCTAAATACATAATCGATAACGCCGTTAAAAGCGGAAAGCTTGATAAAAGCAAAACCATTATCGAGGCCACAAGCGGAAACACAGGCATATCTCTGGCTTGGCTGGGCAAAAAAATGGGTTATGATGTTACTATTGTTATGCCTGAAAACATGAGCAAAGAAAGGCAGCAACTGATTGAAATTTTCGGCGCCGAGCTTATTCTGACCAAGGCAAGCGAGGGCGTACTCGGTGCGATTAATTTGGTTAACGATATGGTTTCCAAAAGCGCAAAGTATTTTGTGGCAGACCAGTTTGCCAACCCCGCTAACCCTCAGGCACATTACGAAACTACCGGAGTCGAAATACTGAACGATTTTCCGTACGATAAAATTGATTACTTTGTTGCAGGAATCGGCACCGGCGGAACAATAACCGGCGTTGCCAAAAGATTAAAAGAAAAATACCCCCAAATGAAAACTATCGGGGTTGAACCGCCTCTTAACGATTGTATTCAGGGATTAAGGTGCCTTGAAACGTTTATCCCGCCGGTGTTGGATTTAGCGCTTGTTAGCGAACGGGTATGTGTTACAAGCAGCGAAGCAAATGAAGCTTGTAAAGCCCTGCTGCAAACTAACGGCATCTTTTGCGGGCAATCATCGGGGGCCAGCGTCCATCAAGTTATCGAAATCGCAAACAGCATCGATGAAGGGAATATCTTAACGGTGCTTCCCGACGGCGGTTGGAAATACCTGAGCCTTGAATTCTGGAGCGGCAAAAGTTAA
- the moaA gene encoding GTP 3',8-cyclase MoaA translates to MAKLIDTFHRNINYMRISITDRCNMRCIYCNSHLTPHLMHDEILRYKEIQKIVKAAARLGVKNIRITGGEPLVRPDVGALIELLYNIEGINDISLTTNGFFLKKYLDELTDAGLKRVNISLDSFNPDKFKYITGGGDLNQVLEGIDAAINAGLDPVKINMVPIKGVNDDEIIDFAKKSLTDGWNIRYIEYMPFVDSVEDKKKMVSIDEIKQKITAELGEMKPDGVSIGNGPAKYYKLDNAQGTIGFIGAMTHNFCSECNRFRLTSDGRLMPCLMRDDEIDIKGPLRAGATIEELEEIIKQAVHLKQKEHPEREDMDLKKRQMWQIGG, encoded by the coding sequence ATGGCAAAACTGATTGATACTTTTCATCGCAACATAAATTATATGCGCATATCAATTACCGACCGTTGTAATATGAGGTGCATTTACTGCAATTCCCACCTCACCCCTCATTTGATGCACGACGAAATATTACGCTATAAAGAAATCCAGAAAATTGTTAAAGCCGCTGCCAGGTTGGGAGTCAAAAACATTCGTATTACCGGCGGCGAGCCTTTGGTTAGGCCGGATGTCGGGGCGCTGATTGAACTTTTGTATAATATCGAAGGAATCAACGATATTTCCTTAACTACCAACGGCTTCTTTTTAAAGAAATATTTGGATGAGCTCACCGATGCAGGTTTAAAAAGAGTCAATATCAGCCTCGACAGCTTTAACCCCGACAAGTTTAAATATATTACCGGCGGCGGTGATCTTAATCAGGTTTTGGAAGGGATTGATGCCGCAATCAATGCCGGTCTTGATCCGGTTAAAATTAATATGGTTCCCATTAAGGGCGTCAATGATGATGAAATAATTGATTTTGCCAAAAAGAGCCTTACCGACGGCTGGAACATTCGCTACATAGAATATATGCCGTTTGTTGATTCTGTTGAGGATAAGAAAAAAATGGTTTCGATTGACGAAATAAAACAGAAAATCACCGCTGAATTGGGAGAGATGAAGCCGGATGGGGTTTCAATCGGAAACGGCCCCGCCAAGTATTATAAATTGGATAATGCACAGGGCACGATTGGCTTTATCGGTGCAATGACCCATAATTTCTGTTCCGAGTGTAACAGATTCAGACTTACCTCTGACGGGAGATTGATGCCGTGCCTGATGCGTGACGATGAAATCGATATTAAAGGCCCCCTAAGAGCCGGTGCAACAATCGAAGAATTGGAAGAAATTATTAAGCAGGCTGTCCATTTAAAGCAAAAAGAACATCCCGAACGGGAAGATATGGATCTCAAAAAGAGACAGATGTGGCAAATAGGCGGGTAA
- the moaC gene encoding cyclic pyranopterin monophosphate synthase MoaC, whose amino-acid sequence MTGELTHINDKGEAKMVDVSPKDDTVREAVVSGGVRMKPETLDKIKQNRMKKGDVLAAARIAGIMGAKKTPDLIPLCHTILVSEVTVDFEFIGDDFIEIVAMAKSIGKTGVEMEAMTAVAVSALTIYDMCKAIDRSMTIEDICLQKKSGGKSGTYVKP is encoded by the coding sequence ATGACGGGAGAACTGACACATATTAACGATAAGGGTGAAGCTAAAATGGTTGATGTTTCACCGAAAGACGATACCGTTCGCGAGGCCGTTGTGAGCGGCGGTGTTCGCATGAAGCCTGAAACGTTAGATAAAATAAAACAGAATCGAATGAAAAAAGGCGATGTTCTGGCGGCGGCCAGAATTGCGGGAATTATGGGCGCCAAAAAAACACCCGATTTAATTCCTTTATGCCATACGATATTGGTGAGCGAAGTTACCGTTGATTTTGAATTTATCGGCGATGATTTTATTGAGATTGTCGCTATGGCCAAGAGTATCGGTAAAACAGGCGTTGAAATGGAAGCAATGACTGCCGTTGCGGTAAGCGCCCTTACTATTTACGATATGTGCAAGGCCATTGACCGCAGTATGACAATCGAAGATATATGCTTGCAAAAGAAAAGCGGCGGGAAAAGCGGAACCTATGTTAAGCCGTAG